Proteins from a genomic interval of Streptomyces sp. NBC_00820:
- a CDS encoding carbohydrate ABC transporter permease: MTTTDMALPQARRPGAGRRRVMGAGKQLHAGPMTYVVLTVFALASLAPLVWTAIAASRTDRRLAQTPPPLWFGGNLFTNLQAAWDQAGLGTAMFNSVLVAGTITVSTVVFSTLAGFAFAKLRFRFSGLLLLLTIGTMMIPPQLAVVPLYLWMSDFGWSNQLQTVILPSLVTAFGTFFMRQYLVQALPSELIEAARVDGASSLRIVWHVVFPAARPAMAVLGLLTFVFAWNDFLWPIIALNQQNPTVQVALNSLGTGYVPDQAVIMAGALLGTLPLLLAFLLFGKQIVGGIMQGAIKG, from the coding sequence ATGACCACCACTGACATGGCCTTGCCGCAGGCGCGCAGGCCCGGGGCCGGGCGGCGCCGGGTGATGGGCGCGGGCAAGCAGCTGCACGCCGGCCCGATGACGTACGTCGTGCTGACCGTGTTCGCGCTCGCCTCGCTGGCCCCGCTGGTGTGGACGGCGATCGCGGCCTCGCGCACCGACCGGCGGCTCGCCCAGACCCCGCCCCCGCTGTGGTTCGGCGGCAACCTGTTCACGAACCTCCAGGCCGCCTGGGACCAGGCCGGGCTCGGCACCGCGATGTTCAACTCGGTGCTCGTCGCCGGGACGATCACGGTGAGCACGGTGGTGTTCTCCACACTGGCCGGCTTCGCCTTCGCCAAGCTGCGGTTCCGGTTCTCCGGACTGCTGTTGCTGCTGACCATCGGCACGATGATGATCCCGCCGCAACTGGCCGTCGTACCGCTGTACCTGTGGATGTCGGACTTCGGCTGGTCGAACCAGCTCCAGACGGTGATCCTGCCGAGCCTGGTGACCGCGTTCGGCACGTTCTTCATGCGGCAGTACCTGGTGCAGGCGCTGCCGTCGGAGCTGATCGAGGCGGCCCGGGTGGACGGGGCGAGCAGTCTGCGGATCGTGTGGCACGTGGTCTTCCCGGCGGCCCGGCCCGCGATGGCGGTGCTCGGCCTGCTGACGTTCGTGTTCGCCTGGAACGACTTCCTGTGGCCGATCATCGCCCTGAACCAGCAGAACCCGACCGTCCAGGTGGCGCTGAACTCGCTCGGCACCGGCTACGTCCCGGACCAGGCCGTCATCATGGCGGGCGCGCTGCTCGGCACGCTGCCGCTGCTGCTCGCCTTCCTGCTGTTCGGCAAGCAGATCGTGGGCGGCATCATGCAGGGCGCGATCAAGGGCTGA